One window from the genome of Tachypleus tridentatus isolate NWPU-2018 chromosome 11, ASM421037v1, whole genome shotgun sequence encodes:
- the LOC143231346 gene encoding tyrosine-protein phosphatase non-receptor type 5-like, whose product MIVICILFDQWKSVFSLVFLSNYLCWYSNSNQTTVLWCVRERGNSGTGRTGIVLALDICMREFEECRTVDILRCVSRLRQDRGGAVQTKEQYFFLYEAQHGQVG is encoded by the exons ATGAtcgtgatatgtattttgtttgatcAATGGAAGAGTGTTTTCAGTCTTGTATTCTTAAGTAATTACTTATGTTGGTATAGTAACTCCAATCAGACTACAGTTCTTTGGTGTGTACGTGAACGTGGCAA TTCCGGAACGGGAAGAACTGGGATTGTGTTAGCCTTAGATATCTGTATGAGAGAGTTCGAAGAATGTCGAACTGTGGACATCCTCCGTTGCGTATCCAGACTTAGACAAGATAGAGGTGGCGCTGTTCAAacaaaagaacaatatttttttctttatgag